A genome region from Actinomycetota bacterium includes the following:
- the mobB gene encoding molybdopterin-guanine dinucleotide biosynthesis protein B gives MIPVISVVGKSNAGKTTFLVKLIKELKRRGYRVAVIKHNVHDFEMDHPGKDTHRHFGAGADAVVIASAHKLAMVKRLDEELAVDEIIALVGPGYDLVLTEGYKRGRFPKIEVSRKDHSREFISEEDELIAVVTDNDFAVERPHFALDDAAGVADMIEKSYLAGTGRPGETEGSPSGALR, from the coding sequence GTGATACCGGTCATCTCGGTCGTCGGCAAATCGAACGCCGGCAAGACGACCTTTCTCGTAAAACTCATCAAGGAGCTTAAACGGCGCGGCTACCGGGTCGCCGTCATAAAACACAACGTCCACGATTTCGAGATGGATCATCCCGGAAAGGATACCCACCGCCACTTCGGGGCGGGAGCCGACGCGGTCGTCATCGCCTCGGCGCACAAGCTGGCGATGGTCAAGAGGCTCGATGAAGAACTCGCGGTCGACGAGATAATCGCGCTGGTGGGGCCGGGCTACGACCTGGTGCTAACCGAAGGATATAAACGGGGACGCTTTCCGAAGATAGAGGTCTCCCGCAAAGACCATAGCCGCGAATTTATAAGTGAGGAAGATGAACTCATCGCGGTCGTGACCGACAACGACTTCGCGGTGGAGCGACCGCATTTTGCGTTAGACGACGCCGCCGGGGTGGCGGATATGATAGAGAAGTCATACCTGGCCGGCACAGGCCGTCCAGGCGAAACAGAGGGAAGTCCGAGTGGAGCTTTACGATAG
- the fdhD gene encoding formate dehydrogenase accessory sulfurtransferase FdhD, with product MEEGDGKLNMAAIIVAGGKSRRMGRDKNLVEFDGEPLLLRAVNNVSALFSEVIVVTNQPIPLEITGAKVVMDAVANQGPLGGIGTGLKESSYETNFVLAVDMPFADPRVIRYLAGLTGQADIVVPRTAGGLEPLFAFYGKRCIPAIDEVLARGERKVAAIFPRLNVWIVGSSELAHLEGADVTFINVNTSNDLDKAENGIAELMAKNKKDDRRPPIERPVTIYLDGEELVTLQCSLEHLDELACGFMVAEGILESRDEIKGLRVDTCLGEARIELKKAGQRASVTAGRRFMTSGCGKGLSFTDPGDTRGIRKPDSGFSVEAARIPELMKEFLGRSHRPGMHSSALVKDDKVWMLRQDIGRHNTVDMILGRLFLDDEADRDVMLLTTGRISYEVVVKAAKAGIPIILSRTAATDMAIDLAYELGVELVGYVRGRNSQLYTGGLRIRGK from the coding sequence ATGGAAGAGGGCGACGGAAAACTCAATATGGCCGCGATTATCGTGGCCGGCGGCAAGAGCAGACGCATGGGGCGCGACAAGAACCTGGTCGAGTTCGACGGCGAGCCGTTGCTCTTGCGCGCGGTAAATAATGTGTCGGCGCTCTTCAGCGAGGTCATCGTCGTCACGAACCAGCCTATTCCTTTGGAGATAACCGGCGCCAAGGTCGTGATGGATGCCGTCGCGAACCAGGGTCCGCTCGGCGGCATCGGCACCGGCTTGAAGGAGTCGTCGTACGAGACGAATTTCGTCCTCGCCGTAGACATGCCCTTTGCCGACCCGCGGGTCATCCGGTATTTGGCCGGGCTGACCGGCCAGGCCGACATTGTGGTTCCAAGGACGGCCGGCGGTCTTGAGCCGCTCTTCGCGTTCTACGGCAAACGCTGCATTCCGGCTATCGATGAGGTACTCGCGCGCGGCGAGCGCAAGGTGGCGGCGATTTTTCCACGGCTCAACGTCTGGATTGTGGGGAGTTCGGAGCTTGCCCATCTCGAAGGAGCCGATGTTACATTTATAAACGTAAATACCTCAAACGACCTGGACAAGGCGGAAAATGGGATCGCCGAATTGATGGCTAAGAACAAAAAAGACGACCGGCGCCCACCGATAGAGCGCCCGGTAACCATCTATCTGGACGGCGAGGAGTTAGTGACGTTGCAGTGCAGCCTCGAGCACCTCGACGAGCTGGCTTGTGGTTTTATGGTCGCCGAGGGTATCTTGGAGTCGCGCGATGAGATAAAGGGTTTGCGCGTCGATACGTGTCTCGGCGAAGCGCGCATCGAACTTAAAAAGGCCGGGCAGCGGGCGAGCGTCACGGCCGGCCGGCGTTTTATGACCTCCGGTTGCGGCAAAGGGCTTTCCTTTACCGACCCCGGCGATACGCGCGGCATCCGCAAGCCGGATTCGGGCTTTTCGGTCGAGGCGGCGAGAATCCCGGAATTAATGAAAGAGTTTTTAGGCCGGAGCCACCGGCCCGGCATGCACTCCTCGGCATTGGTCAAGGATGACAAGGTGTGGATGTTGCGCCAGGATATCGGCCGCCACAACACGGTCGACATGATTCTGGGACGCTTGTTTCTCGACGATGAGGCCGACCGGGACGTCATGCTGTTGACGACCGGGCGTATCTCATACGAGGTGGTGGTCAAAGCGGCGAAAGCGGGTATCCCCATTATCCTTTCGCGGACCGCGGCGACCGATATGGCGATCGATTTAGCTTACGAACTCGGAGTCGAGCTGGTCGGATATGTTCGGGGACGAAATTCGCAGCTCTATACGGGGGGTCTGAGAATCCGGGGGAAGTAA